One segment of Rhea pennata isolate bPtePen1 unplaced genomic scaffold, bPtePen1.pri scaffold_23_2, whole genome shotgun sequence DNA contains the following:
- the LOC134154333 gene encoding E3 ubiquitin-protein ligase Topors-like, producing the protein TPAAPDATCPICLDTLDDVAYVKPCFHKFCFGCVLRWSKTKAECPLCKQVFQSILHTVLAEDDYQEYVVRPPKDSSGARRPRQRAPWRPATRRHRRPAAHPQQQSPAPQMPSSAQDGSSLEGPPSHSRQRQRAGGLREPSQRLSLHRQASAESRPQRHVPATEEEMLNFRRALYRTGMRVQRVPHGGHPQDISAEFFSRNPDSIQRLLPWLQRELETPARTPVLFGVHQSLITITELIVLTNLRRYDLDSQAFADDLELLLLSRTRHFVHELISFAQCSCTMETYDQQAIYDCHSHSQHEGGPSASLSPAAAAGTATTPGPAQSPSPAGSPGYTTLPVTSYAGPRDIATATQSHQDLQTNSDNRAAQAGGEAQRQLPAPANPQDSDSSSDSCVLVGYWKPSAERSPECIVLSSDLEHSAPAGEACIASPTSRTVKSKVLLRCVNKRPWADRMRLERPCRMSPYFPLPATFLRIPHHKFHGQQVLEPLESPVDLKVDKA; encoded by the exons acaccagcagctccagatgcTACATGTCCCATCTGTCTGGACACCTTAGACGACGTTGCCTACGTGAAACCCTGCTtccacaagttctgctttggttgtgtgCTCCGCTGGTCGAAAACAAAGGCCGAATGCcccctctgcaagcaggttttccagtctattctgcacacagtgctggcagaagatgaCTACCAGGAGTATGTCGTGAGGCCTCCCAAAGATAGCTCTGGTGCCAGGCGGCCGCGACAGAGAGCTCCTTGGCGCCCTGCCACCAGGAGGCACCGTCGCCCTGCAGCTCACCCACAGCAGCAGTCCCCTGCTCCTCAGATGCCATCCTCTGCCCAGgacggcagcagcctggaggggcctccaagccacagcaggcagaggcagagagccggggggctgcgggagccAAGCCAGAGgctgtctctgcacaggcaggccagtgctgagagcagacctcagagacatgtgccagcgacagaggaggagatgctgaacttccGCCGTGCTCTGTACCGCACAGGGATGCGCGTGCAAAGGGTTCCCCATGGCGGCCACCCCCAAGACATCTCCGCAGAGTTCTTCTCCCGCAATCCGGACAGCATTCAGAGgttgctgccctggctccagcgcGAACTGGAGACTCCAGCGCGGACTCCAGTCCTCTTTGGAGTCCACCAGTCACTGATCACCATCACGGAGCTCATCGTCCTGACAAACCTCAGGAGGTATGACCTGGACAGTCAGGCCTTTGCTGACgacttagagctgctgctgctgagtcgcACCAGGCATTTCGTCCACGAGCTCATCAGCTTTGCCCAGTGCTCATGCACCATGGAGACCTACGACCAGCAGGCCATATATGATTGCCACTCTCACAGCCAGCACGAAGGAGGCCCCTCAGCATCATTaagcccagcagctgctgcgggTACAGCCACGactccagggccagcccagagtccatccccagctggcagccctggctataCAACGCTTCCTGTCACCTCGTATGCAGGCCCCCGTGACATTGCCACAGCCACACAATCTCACCAAGATCTACAGACAAACTCTGACAACAGGGCAgctcaagcaggaggagaagcccagagacAGTTGCCGGCTCCTGCCAACCCCCAGGACAGTGACTCCTCGTCAgacagctgtgtccttgtgggatATTGGAagccctcggcagagagaagccctgaATGCATTGTGCTCTCCTCAGACTTGGAGCACTCAGCCCCAGCAGGGGAAG cctgcattGCATCACCCACCTCGCGCACGGTGAAGTCCAAGGTGCTCTTGAGGTGCGTGAACAAAAGGCCATGGGCTGATAGGATGCGGCTGGAGAGACCCTGCAGAATGAGTCCAtatttcccactgccagcgacATTCCTGCGCATTCCACACCACAAGTTTCATGGGCAG CAAGTTTTGGAGCCTCTAGAGAGCCCTGTGGATCTCAAGGTGGACAAGGCCTAG